The following nucleotide sequence is from Diospyros lotus cultivar Yz01 chromosome 3, ASM1463336v1, whole genome shotgun sequence.
ATCTGGCATGGAAAGCACTTCTGTTGATTGCACTTGTCTTGTgagtaattcatttttttcttttcacattTGTTAGACTAAGAACATGGCTGGGGGGGTTTGGAGGTTTGGGGCTTTGAACTCAGAGCCTATCTTAAAAGGCCCCGGACCTGTAATTGTAACTTGCAAGAATTTGATGTTGTATGGCTGTGAGAGCAAATTAGCACACAGTTCATGTACCATGTTTTTAGTTTGGATCAAAATGTATGATTATTTTTGTGCTTCCCtttgattttttcaaatgatAGGTAGCTTTTGTGCATGCTGTCCGCGATGATACTGGGAAAGATTATCGAGCACTCTTGCAAGGGCAGGGCTTTGTCTTTTGGTAAATGAGTGAGTCTCTAAAGTCAAATGTGTTTCTATCTTAAGATTTTATCCAATATATAAGTCAAGTTTTTAATAATCAAGCGAAATTTTTTCAGATCCTCTAATCCGGATCTTTTGATCAGGCAAAATATTTTGATCGTGGAGCACTACTCTTAGGTAACAAAGGAGTTGGCAGGCTGCTTATTACCTTATGTCCAACAGGGCACATGGTACACTTTGGTTGACGAGACACATGCCACATCATGATAAGGACATGGGTCACATTGGGATAGATCCTTTCTCATAAACGATTTTGAGGACAAATTTATAAATGAGTTAAATTTGGGATGCCCCTTATCAGTCCTTATAATTGTTATTGGGTTATTTGGGCTCTAGGCAATAAAAGTAGCACTCACAAGTGCATATTTTGTTGTTCTAACTCTACCaggtaaaaaatatttaatataagaGTGATATCACGGCTTTATAGTTATATTGGCATagtaataatttgtatttattatctAAAGATATAGTAGTTGACGAAgatacattatattttaaattttatatttataaaaaattactcACCTGGCCCACAAGttatatttattctatttaatagccattcaattatattaCCTAGCTCTTAttatcataaatttgataaattattcaatacGTATGTGATTATgcaatttataaaatgttagaaaggAACATTCCTTTCATTACTATTAGACCTACATCAAGACAAATTACAATGGATCGAGCAATGTTCAAAAATAgacaaacaaaactaattaaaagtTGTCCAAATTAGTCATTGTTGAAATTGTTTAGTGTGGTTTAAATCTTGTTAATAgcataaaaagtattttttaattagattCTTTAAGGACTACGTCTACCATGATAGATACGTAAGGAAGTCTATCCAAATATTATAGATCTCAATCTGTCACGTTGTAAAATTTTGAGCAATTTATGTAAATAACATGATTTGCATGACctcataaaaattaatcaagatGAATACTAAGGATAGAAGCAAAGTGGGGGCAACTGCCCttgctattaaaaaaaaaaaaaactaatattagATGAATTTTTAGATTTGTCATTGATTTGCCCCTTTAACTTTtactatcttaaagaaaacataatactttgcttaatttcaaatatgcgATTAAGAAAGGTtcttttagtttctttttttttttctactaacTATCTTACTTATtatgttttttcatttttttacttttaaacctTCACATAAttacttttaataaaaataatttttagatcattaaaatataatatctccaATGACAAATCATATGAATTGCCCATATATAAAAATGACCCAAACCATATATATTACTTGGTTGGGCACACATGGAAGGCATCGATGATCATCAATTATGAGGTAAAGTTGTATAGATTTTGTGGGTTGTGACATGGTGGTTGTCAATTTCCACAAGAGAAGACAACAAAAGAGGAGAACAAGATGCCATGAAAGGCAACGTTGGATTACGAAGTCAACGGCAATCTCGATACCAACTATGCCACTCTCTGCAAATCGCCGTACGTGCCAATTGATAAAGAAGATCCATTAATTAGGCACCGCTTAAACAAGAATATCCGCTTCCGGCGTCGATCCTGATGATCCACACTTCCACTGCTCTATAAATTCAGATCTGCGGCCATTTCCAAAGCTTTAAGAGTGATGAATTATTGCCATTGTTTTTACCACTCTTGTAATTGCATACAGCGGCTGCAggctcttcctcttcttcttcttcttcttcttcttcacgctGCCATTGATTCCGGCGATGAGAACTAGATGCCGGCCGCCTCCGGCCACCCtgatctctttcttcttctacttcacCACATTCCTTGTGCACGCCGTCTCCGGCGATCTCCCCAGCAGTGATGGAGGTATTATATCTGTcttattaaacaaaattttgatttgatatcTAATTCAATTGAACTTCAGATACCCATTCGTCGGAATTGACAACCCCGTTGATTATCATTCCCTCTCTCCGTTAGGTTGTGCTCTGAATTTCAGCTCATACCCTTACCGGCCGACCGGCAACTGCATTGCCGACGAAGAGAAGATTACGGTCTGGGGCGGGTTCCCGACCACTCTCTGCTGCCGGAACGCCCTCGCCACCCTGTCCACCGGCTTCGCCCATCAGGCGAAGGCTAGCCGGGGAAGCATCTTCCCCCCTCCAGACGAGTGGACGAGGTGCAGCGGCAACCTCACCTTCGCGGAGCTGCAGCCCTCTGTCTCCGTCCACGCCTGCGGCTTCGACTATCTCTTCAACGGCAGCAACAACCTGCACTGCTCCGGCGAGTCGTTGCCGCAGATAGAGGGGCAGGAAAGCTACGGCGACGCCTTGAAGGATTGCTCCCAGTTCGGTAAGCCGGGATACAGCTTCGACAAAGCATGTGGGAACTGCATCGGTGCAATTCAATGGCTGAGAGATCGGCTGCTGGAAAAGTACAAGGTGAAGGAGAGTGGAGAGAGAGCCATGTGCGGCGTGGCCGTTGTGACGGCGGTTGCAGCCGCCAAATTGGACGATGGCTCGTTAGATGATTTTTTCAACTGCATGATGGCTTTGGATGTCTTTGGTATGTACGCATACAGCatgaatgaaattattttaattattttttttatcataataatttaaacatttcattattacatatttaaatttatttatatttttaaaaatatataaataaatttaacaaatgaaAATTCATTATCTGATGGattaaaatgaccaaaataccctcatGCGGGGATAACTTCTGGTGCCAACTAACGTACGTctatttattcttcttcttcttcttcatgttcTTTCAGAGCCAGGTTACATCAGATTCAAATGTGAGTCCACCTTGCTCTCTTCGTTCTGGCTATCTTTATAAtaattcctatatatatatatatatatattctgcaacAATGGCTGACGCTAGCTCATGAATAAAGTAATCATTTGAGTCTACAATCCACAGCTTCTACGGCGAAACTAATGCTGGCGACGCTTCTGGCCACCATCGGAGCGATGGTGGTGCTGGCGGTGGTGAAGTACGTCACCAAGAAGACCCGAAGCGACGCCAAGATTATGCAGACGTCGCAGAGCACCAAGTGGCCGACGATCTACCAATTCACCAAGGCCGAGATCGAGAACGCCATCAACATCGGCGGCGAACGGAAGTGCCTGGGAAGAGGAAGTGCCGGCCAGGTGTTTCAGGGCGTTCTTCCGAGCGGCCAGGTCATCGCCGTCAAGCAGATCTACCGGAACAACACCTCCGACTCGTTTACCAGGGAAGTCGACGGCCTTTCGGGCGTTCGCCATCCGAACCTCGTCTGCCTCTTCGGCCTCTGCATGGAAGACGGCGACCAGTACCTGGTTTACGAGTACTGCTCCGCCGGAAACCTAGCCCAACATCTTCTCAGTAATTAACTCCTCATTCTCCTACCAGTATACATCACATAGAAATAACTTCTCTGTAATCAATCAATTTAGAGAATTAGTCGAGAAGTTAGTAATAGGTAAACTGAAGTCTTAGATCATTTTATATTTAGGATTATCAGGCTTATATAGTTCAGGATGAGTCAAGCATAATCCTCGTTGAACCGTTGCTTAGGATGTGACTTGAGAACCCATGCCTCCCTATCCCTTGACAACATGAtagagagtatatatatatacatgtcatccAAAGACCAAGTCATGTGTCCAAGCAAAAATATTTATCCTCCATCACTAGAGAACTAATTTAAGCTAATGTATGATTAAGCCTTTTGATCAATTCTTTTCTAACTTAGGTTAAAGTTTAGACCCCATTAACATTTGAGGAAGACCCTTAAGTCATCTAATCGACCCTACGTACACTAGCAATTTTTGGTAGCTTGCCGATGGAAAATGGGTTCAATACATACTGAGGTTATCCATGGCTGTTTGTATCATTATGTTCAGGGAAAGATGTGCCATTGACATGGGAAAGAAGAGTGAAGATTCTAACGGATTGTGCTCTGGCACTCAAGTATCTACATCAACGCTTAGATGGCTGCCTAGTTCACCGAGATATTAAGGTAACAAATTCAGAAgtatttatgcatatatatatatatatatatatatatgatcaacAGAGAATTTGTGCAAAATTGTTGTGTAACAATGGTATATACATGCCTGTAATTTGGAGAAACAGCTTACGAACATCTTGCTGACGGAGAAGATGGACGCGAAGCTGTCGGATTTCGGGCTGGCGAGGATGCTGAATATGGAGGAGAGTAAAGTGTTTACAGATGTGAGGGGAACAATAGGGTACATGGATCCTGAGTACATGACCAATGCCAAGCTCACCTGCGCCAGCGACATCTACAGCTTCGGCATCGTCATGCTCCAAATCCTCTCCGGGCAGAAAGTCATCGAGCTCGATCTTGAAGCCCGAGACCAGCTCACCACAAAGGTAGTCGCGCTCACGTACCTGAAACCACAATTATAAGTCACGGCCAACCCCCACAACCTCACTGCAGTAAAAGCAGAGATGGATATTGAGTTCTAAAGTACATGATGCATTGTGCAGGCAAAGGATGTGAGTATGGGGAAACGCCCCCTCTCGGACTTTGAAGACCCGAGGATCAAAGGAACTGTCAACATTGTAGACTTCGAATCGATACTACTGGTCGCGGTGTTGTGTGTTGCCAGGTCGAGCAAAGGTCGCCCGACGATTGATGTGGTGTACAATGAACTAGAGAAAGCATGGAAAAATACCCTGGCTGGCATGGTTGGTTTCATTCCTTCTATCTTCTACCTGCATCTTCTTGTTACAGAATTCTAGCATAGactgatgatatatatatatatgattcaagTATCGACACCCTTCTTCTAATTTAATACAACAATCTATACACATTGCATTGCAGAGAGCAAAGAAGGAGAACTCTACTACAGTATCAAGATCAACAGAAGTGGCCCATCAAGTCTAATTCCTAAAACAGGCATTGTTTAGGAAATAAAGGCATGTATGTATATTGAGTTATTGCTTCAACTATGGTTTATTTGCATGCTTGAACAgcattttggaattttgggcaTGGTTCGTGTCAATATTGGAATTGAATGTGCCCTGCATTTGACTTGTGAATTGCAtagaataaatataatattgtcCTGTTCCTAGGGTTTGGGTAAGATTTTgataggaatttggaagaaTCCAAGAAAAATTAGAGGAAAAGGGAGAGATAGTAGATTGAATTGAGAGGGAATAAAGATAATAGAGatagatcgagagagagagagaggggttggggggggggggggggggggcagaaTTGAGAGAAATCAGAAAGAAAATTAACAAGGAATTGATTAGAGGAAAGACTAAAAGTCAATTATTATTCGCAGCATAATCCCCATCCTTCGACAAATTGGTTAATTGCTAAATGAAATCATATTCTAGAATAATAATACTCATGTGCTCTTAACACAATTATAAAATATCTCCAAACAAACTATTGTAATTCAATTACAGTATTGCCCCTGTAATACCCCTCGGCCGGGACAAATATTTATATGGCAGGCTATAACAAGCAAGTTCATCAACCATTCAGAAATCATATACCATTTCTGTAACAATCTGGGTGATGATGTAGGAAACATAAAATAGTTCAAATGTAGTTCAAGTTCAATCTCCATCACTACCAAAAACATTCTCCTTCAGTCTCAGTTTCATTGTCTATTGCTTCTTTATACATATTGAAGCATCACACTGCAGCACATACATGGATCAAAATACGAGCGTAATGGCTCAGAAACAACGTAAGGGCATTTACTCGAAAGAACAGTCACAATCCAAGAAGCACTCCCATATCAACCTCAGGTTGTCTTCGAGCATTCTAGTAACCAAGTCGACTTGATCATTCTGCTTCTGCAAATAGGAAGAACAGAGATATAAGAAGACAACAATAGAACAAAGACTGAATGGTTTACATAAAAAGGCCAAGACAGATTTACAGAACCATCCAATTTGCACAAAAAGCTTACCAGCGGTTCCGAAATTTCAGTCATCTTCAGACTGACCTCTCTTGCAACTTCCCCAACAGAAGTCAGGAAATCAAATCGATCTGCATCCCGAACCTTAAGTCTCATTGATGAACCCTGAAATATTTTAGCATTTGTGTGCCAAGTCTTAACAACAGTGAACCTGCCACCAGAAGTCTCCTGTCCCAAGGGCCATCTTAACCCACCCTTCACTTCTGAATTTAGAACTGCAGAATTGACTAGATTCCTGATGCAGTGTTTCTCATCATCCTGGCATAGTATTTCAAAACGATATTAACTATGCCACTCCTTTGGCTTTGGGAAGATCGAAATGGCAACTAACCCAATATTAATTCACttgtatataaatatcaatatgaattttaaatttgattcaaaatcagTAACACTATACTGATAGAAATATAATCTTcatattaaacataaaaaatgataaaataataaaaataatatgatattagCAATAGCATTactaaatttctcaaattgtagaaaataaataaaatcaataatcagTATCAATAATGATTATTATTGATATTATGATATTAGCAGTATCATGTATATTGataatcatatcatatcatatcaatctaatttttttcagaattttagtatactaatattattaataaaattgttatcattaaaattataaacttaTTAATAGTACTAACATTACACTAATAACAATTTAACTATTAACATTTCGATATTACAATATTATATACAACGTGACATtgcaatataaaataattgaacaaaTTTTCTACGCAACCATTTGGAACATATATTTCAGGTTACaaggtaaaaaaaatttctttatattCAACAAATGATCACATTGTCTAAATTTCTTGTACAAAGAGCAACAGGATATGAAATGCAAAACTGGAGATGGAAAAGTTGAAAATGATTTCAGTAAATACACACCCTGAAATTCCAGGAAAAAGGAGGGACAAACTATTTTTGACATCTTTTAGCAGTTGTGAACATAAAATATCcaaagaaataatcaaaaaataataataataataactttagGACAAGTGGAAAATGGGTATGAAAACCTAACCACACCAAGTTAAGAAAAATACCAAGTTAAGCTTTTTAATAGACTCAAAAACAAGGAAAGGGGCAATTGATTGGCTGCATCTGTTCCTGGGAAAATTGATACAAGTGAAGAGTTCACCCCAAGTTAAGCTAGCAATCACTAACTCTAATCCTGACAATCATTGATGTTAGAGAATTGCATACCAGAGGGTGACAAATGACGGCTTCATATTAATAAGCACTAATACTACTGAAAAATATAACTTTGCCTCTTATCCAGTAAGAAGAGAGATGACAGTGTTCTTCAGCACAATTTCCAGCACCTAAGGACAGTCAGCATCCAGAACAAGTGCCAAAACTAATTCCAACCACCCAAAACAGATTTTCCAATTGCCTACAGAGAACCAAAGAACTTAACAGTTCCAGCTCAGCATAAAATGACTTACTGTAAAAACTGTAAATACTTCCTTGGTATACAGAATGAGCCTCAGGTCTAGCTTCTTATCAAGACAGGAAACATCAGAAGTAAGATGGCGCACTTGGGTCAATTCAATCTACAAGAAAAGCATATGAAATCAATGGAAGACTCCATAAGCTTATAGCAGATCTAGCTCTTTAGTAgttttactaaataaaaaaaataaagatggtTCATGAGGTGATGTAAACGGTAATAACAGCCAGATGAAGAGATCAACGTCTTCTGGAGCATTGACCCTTATCAAAGCACCAGACCTTTTCCTTGATATTATTTTAGCATTGTAGGAAAATTGGTGACACTATTATCAGCTACTATAATCGTAACACCGATATAAATTTAGTTCTCAAGAGGAAGAAAACTTGCCTTATGTTCCTTATGGACTTGGAGCTTTTTACAATCTTCCATCACTTTACATTTGAATAAGAGAACTGAGTCTGGTCGCATGCTATCAGATAGCTAGACAACATAGTTCAGCAATCAAACCTTtgattactattattattatataaaacaaGAAGAGGCCAGCGAGAGAAAACCTCTACGTAGTACAACTCCTTTTCTTCTGCAAACTCAAGTCCAAGCTTTGGAACAGCTTCACTTGTAACATGTTGGATAAATGCAACAGGGAGATTTGTATACAAATATCTCTTCATTTGCTTCAAGGTGGTTTCGGAAACTGATTTCCTTTCTCCAGCTTCTACATTGGTTAAAGATTTCCTGCGTCCCAAATATCTGTTAAAGATGCTGATACTCCTTTTGACTTGCAACTCATACACAGCAATGCTCAAGGTACTAAAAGTTGTGGGACAATAATTTACTATAAtatctattaaaattttgaagtaACATAACAATTTTGGAGATAGAACTTTGTTGAAATCAGATATACCTCGTAACTTAGTTAACCTAGACATTTCGAACACAATAGAAGGCCGAGATTACTAACCCAGGAAAAAGTATTTTGCCAAACCTAGCAAGCAGGGTTGGCTTTCCTTCTAATTCCTGCTtttggaaagaagaaaggaggaatTCTCGTACGTTTTCAGCCACATACTCCCATGGCCTTTTGCGAACATCTCCATCGGACTCCTTAACATCTAAAAAGCGTGGAATGGATTAAATTAGATGCATGAAATCAATCGAAACAAGCCAAGAAAAATGTGAGTTGAAATCTATTTCACCAAATACTTCTAGCAAAATACCTTGGGCTACGTGAGCGTCCAGCACCAACATCAGAGGCGGTTCTG
It contains:
- the LOC127797901 gene encoding proline-rich receptor-like protein kinase PERK3 isoform X2, coding for MRTRCRPPPATLISFFFYFTTFLVHAVSGDLPSSDGGCALNFSSYPYRPTGNCIADEEKITVWGGFPTTLCCRNALATLSTGFAHQAKASRGSIFPPPDEWTRCSGNLTFAELQPSVSVHACGFDYLFNGSNNLHCSGESLPQIEGQESYGDALKDCSQFGKPGYSFDKACGNCIGAIQWLRDRLLEKYKVKESGERAMCGVAVVTAVAAAKLDDGSLDDFFNCMMALDVFASTAKLMLATLLATIGAMVVLAVVKYVTKKTRSDAKIMQTSQSTKWPTIYQFTKAEIENAINIGGERKCLGRGSAGQVFQGVLPSGQVIAVKQIYRNNTSDSFTREVDGLSGVRHPNLVCLFGLCMEDGDQYLVYEYCSAGNLAQHLLRKDVPLTWERRVKILTDCALALKYLHQRLDGCLVHRDIKLTNILLTEKMDAKLSDFGLARMLNMEESKVFTDVRGTIGYMDPEYMTNAKLTCASDIYSFGIVMLQILSGQKVIELDLEARDQLTTKAKDVSMGKRPLSDFEDPRIKGTVNIVDFESILLVAVLCVARSSKGRPTIDVVYNELEKAWKNTLAGMRAKKENSTTVSRSTEVAHQV
- the LOC127796378 gene encoding uncharacterized protein LOC127796378 isoform X2, whose product is MAYVPPHMRHAKDAEKPPPKPELLVPQFRRSLNFGSTSRSNLERGKGHNQPSSQAEEIEYAYYSKHRWFVTGSPGDDQFPSYAGLETISLKSFEQRSAEPPLMLVLDAHVAQDVKESDGDVRKRPWEYVAENVREFLLSSFQKQELEGKPTLLARFGKILFPGKSLTNVEAGERKSVSETTLKQMKRYLYTNLPVAFIQHVTSEAVPKLGLEFAEEKELYYVELSDSMRPDSVLLFKCKVMEDCKKLQVHKEHKIELTQVRHLTSDVSCLDKKLDLRLILYTKEVFTVFTDDEKHCIRNLVNSAVLNSEVKGGLRWPLGQETSGGRFTVVKTWHTNAKIFQGSSMRLKVRDADRFDFLTSVGEVAREVSLKMTEISEPLKQNDQVDLVTRMLEDNLRLIWECFLDCDCSFE
- the LOC127797901 gene encoding leucine-rich repeat receptor protein kinase HPCA1-like isoform X1, translating into MRTRCRPPPATLISFFFYFTTFLVHAVSGDLPSSDGGCALNFSSYPYRPTGNCIADEEKITVWGGFPTTLCCRNALATLSTGFAHQAKASRGSIFPPPDEWTRCSGNLTFAELQPSVSVHACGFDYLFNGSNNLHCSGESLPQIEGQESYGDALKDCSQFGKPGYSFDKACGNCIGAIQWLRDRLLEKYKVKESGERAMCGVAVVTAVAAAKLDDGSLDDFFNCMMALDVFEPGYIRFKSSTAKLMLATLLATIGAMVVLAVVKYVTKKTRSDAKIMQTSQSTKWPTIYQFTKAEIENAINIGGERKCLGRGSAGQVFQGVLPSGQVIAVKQIYRNNTSDSFTREVDGLSGVRHPNLVCLFGLCMEDGDQYLVYEYCSAGNLAQHLLRKDVPLTWERRVKILTDCALALKYLHQRLDGCLVHRDIKLTNILLTEKMDAKLSDFGLARMLNMEESKVFTDVRGTIGYMDPEYMTNAKLTCASDIYSFGIVMLQILSGQKVIELDLEARDQLTTKAKDVSMGKRPLSDFEDPRIKGTVNIVDFESILLVAVLCVARSSKGRPTIDVVYNELEKAWKNTLAGMRAKKENSTTVSRSTEVAHQV
- the LOC127796378 gene encoding uncharacterized protein LOC127796378 isoform X1, with the protein product MAYVPPHMRHAKDAEKPPPKPELLVPQFWRSQNFGSTSRSNVGRGKGHNQPSSQAGKIEYANNTIYRWIATGSPGDGQFPSYAGLETISLKSFEQRSAKPPLILVLDANVAQDVKESDGDVRKRPWEYVAENVQEFLLSSFQNVLKARESKELEGKPTLVARFGKILFRGKSLTNVEAGERKSVSETTLKQMKRYLYTNLPVAFIQHVTSEAVPKLGLEFAEEKELYYVELSDSMRPDSVLLFKCKVMEDCKKLQVHKEHKIELTQVRHLTSDVSCLDKKLDLRLILYTKEVFTVFTDDEKHCIRNLVNSAVLNSEVKGGLRWPLGQETSGGRFTVVKTWHTNAKIFQGSSMRLKVRDADRFDFLTSVGEVAREVSLKMTEISEPLKQNDQVDLVTRMLEDNLRLIWECFLDCDCSFE